One Nicotiana tomentosiformis chromosome 1, ASM39032v3, whole genome shotgun sequence genomic window, caatgttttaaggccctttttgtggaagattccatcattccccaacccattctctattaTTTTTAGCTCataatcttcccacatactacaaggatacatgcatgcaagttaagtactcccatccccatgaattaccttactaattgcccattctagttaaaattttgaaattaagagtttgggtgatagaatcttatctcttaggaagaagacctaggtgcctctcttgataatcttcaaggttttaagtgagaattgaagagcaatttgatAAAGATCACttcctccctctaggaccctctccctcactctaaaaatatcagacaatatgatcaaaatggtccaaggtaggtgttttaacggaatagggtcgggtttaaaaacaccaaaaatgaagctccggaataggttctgcggtcgcatatatggttatgcggtccgcgaaatgacatcgaaattggggtgccaaaactggaaaaaaTAAACTGAGCGGGTttgcgatcactatgcggcccgcagacctgttctgcaatCGCATAATGCTCCGCAGAACGGTTTtgtggtcgcatagtgcaccgcagaacctccctctgaAAACTCCAAAGgcaggatatgcgacaagagtgcggcccgcgaaacggttatgcggtcgcataatggctgcGAAATTGAcaacaaaaatgccccagaaaactatcccactctgcgaccagtctgcagTCCGaatagtggttctgcggccgtagaatgggcagaagtaggcatggctgcagaaatgcctacttctgcacAACATTTTACTTCAACTCCCTagcgtactgttcaatccaaaaagtctgaaccacgttctactattattaacctctacgcctactttggcatcacggaatccgggtttttaggaaacattttacggggccttgcatcctcccccacttaagatcatttttcctcgaatgaggatcaaggtctactattagcaccttatgcaactcaatttttcataccctacaccagcaaccccaaatttaactaactccctaaatttccaaaattttgccagagttttctttgtaactaggcctattcacctgtcagagagccccaaaaTCACATTCTAAACATGTACAcaatccaacgatgtaacataaatCATAATAATACCAACcatggcctcatgtaaacaatatataatcaaaaggaacacccttacattaactgaacaagtgatacaaaattcacaggcgacaagttcataaaaaaaGATTACACatctattcaaacaagtaaggatgcttcttcttcaacacttcctcggcttcccaagtggcttcttcaacctgttggtttcgccatagtacTTTTAcgaaggcaatttctttatttctcaacttctgGACTTGcttatcaagaatggcaactggaatttcttcatatgacagttcttcattaacctcaatggccttaatcggcacaatagctgacgaatctccaactaccttcttcaacatagacacatggaataccgggtgtactaatgatatctcgggtggtagctcaagcttgtacgccacctggctGATCCTTTGGTtgattttgtacggcccgacatacctcggactcaatttccctttctttccgaaccgcattatacccttcatggggaaaaCCTTCAGAAATACCCCAATCATCTTCttggaactctaagtctctgcgacgaacatccgaataggatttttgacgactttGAGCAGTTCTCAaccactccttaatgattttaactttttccattgcTTGATGCACAAGGTTTGGCCCTATTAACTCAGCTTcaccaattttgaaccacccaatgggagatctacatcttctactatataatgcctcaaatggtgccatctgaatagtTGCATGAAagatgttgttataagcaaactctatgagtggaaaatgatcatcccaggtacccttgaaatcaagaacacaagcaccaacatgtcctcaagcatcGGAATAGTCCGCTTTGCTTgtccatcggtctgtggatgaaaagttgtactaagattcacctgagtacccaaaccttactgaaatgtcttccaaaaattggccgtgaactgagccccttgatcgaaaatgatagaaactggagtaccatatagcctgactatttccttgatatacaactaagcatactgTTCTGTTGTGTCAGTAGATTTAATTGGCAAgaaatgtgctgatttcgtgagtcggtccacaatcacccaaattgagtcaaacttgcgtggagtgtgcggtaatcctaccacaaaatccatattaatcatctcccacttccacattggaatttctatgttctgtgccaacccaccaggccgttgatgttcggccttaacttgctgacaattcggacaccttgccacaaagtccgccacattccttttcatgtaattccaccaatagatttccttgaggtcgtgatacatctttgtagaacctagatgcacggaatacctagaagctgagcctcagtcatgattctttcccggagatcatctatatttggaacacatagccgcccttggtaccttagtgtaccatcatccatggcAAGAGTAAAATCCAtaattttatgtttttgaatcccctccttcaattgcaccaaaaatggattgttgtgttgcttctctttgacttccacaacaagcgatgattcagccctattttgcacaattacccctccttcactagagtccgcaagacgaactcccaaactagccaatcaatggacttccttggccaatgacctttgatatacctccaagtgtgccaaactacccatagattttcggctaagtgcatctgccacaacattggctttccccgggtgatacaaaatatcgatgtcgtaatccttgagtaactcaagccattttctctgcctcagattcagctcctttttcttgaaaatatattgaagactcttttggtccgtgaatacatccacatggaccccatacaaataatgacgccaaattttcaatgcaaaaatcaccgccgcaagttctaagtcatgagctGGATAGTTCTTTctatgattcttgagttgcctagaagcataggctataaccttgccgtgttgcattaatacacacccaagcccgatccttgaagcatcgcaatataccactaACCCCTATGTACCCTCTGGCAAGGTCAATATCggcgtcgtagtcaatcttgatttcaactcctggaagctcctttcacaagcatcgaacCATTAGAACTTAACCGCTTTctaagtcaatttagtcaacggagaggcaatagtagagaacccctccataaacttcctgtaataccctgctaagcccaagaaactgcgaatctcggttggcattgtaggtctaggccaattctttactgttgaaatcttttgaggatcaaccttaattccttctctagagacaacatgacccaggaatgtgacagattcgagccaaaattcacactttgaaaattttgcatacaattggtgctgatgaagagtctgcaaaactaccctgagatgatcggcatggtcctcccgacctggtgaatacacaagaatatcatcaatgaatactatcacaaaggaatcgagaaacagcttgaaaacccgattcataagatccatgaaagctgtcggggcatttgttagcccaaaagacattactagaaattcaaagtgcccataccggattctgaaagctgttttcggaatatcctgctccctgatcttcaattggtggtacccgaatcgtaaatcaattttggagaagtatctagcaccctgtaactgataaAACAAATCATATATTCTTGGTAACGGGTACTTATTTtagattgtgactttgttgagctgccggtagtcaataccCATCCTCAACGATCCatatttcttcctcacaaagaggaacggtgcgccccatggtgacacactcggtcagatgaaacccttttctaccaaatccttcaattgttcctctagctccttcaattctgttggtgccatcctatagggtggaatagatataggcttcgtgcctggcatcacatcaatcctaaaatcaatctccctatttgGAAAAATCCCATGAAGCTCATCAAGAAAGACCTCtgggaattcattcacaactggcacagattcgagtgtaggtgcctcagcagtggtgtccgtaactcggaccaaatggtaaatacaccccttgttgatcatctttgtggccttaaggtaataaataaacctaccctttggcatcacattatcccccttccactcaacaactggctcattaGGAATTTcgaacctcacagttctagttcgacAATCgagcttggaaaaacatgaataaagccaatccattcccataattacatcaaaatcaaccatccctaattcaatgagatcggccacggtgtcccgaccacgcaccgtgacaacacaacccctataaactcgtgcggccacaatagactctccaattagagtagatacagagaacggctcaagaagctattccggttctatcccaaattccatagcaacataaggggtaacatatgacaaggtggaaccgggatcaataagagcatacacatcatgagtttggacagtcaatatacctgtgacaacatctggagaagcctctgcactctggcgaccactcatagcatagaaacggttgggtcctcctgaactctgcgcaccacccctagctgcaccacgccatGCTGGTTAGGGCTGTTTATCGGGTagattgggcggttaattactcttaacagtttggcttaacggttattgacttttaaatgtattaatccgctagccacccgataagatatcgggcgaattggtatcggtttagctcttatcgggcggttatcgggcggtttatcggtctaattcaatctatattgcatgcgttaattgtttgttgaccgcttagcatacaaattcagaataaaaaattacacattgagtccagacatacatgtctattaacgcctacataagaatgatgtagtgtgtgatgtggtgtagagtgaaaaaagcagAACACATTGTAGTTTacattacatcccaaagcagactatGATATGATGTAATTAAGGAAAAAGTAGTTCTAATGGATATGCCACTGTAACTCTTGCTAGATATAACATGGATCATACAAGGATATCAAATTTCATTGAGATAACTATGTGATTGCCTGGGTTTAGATGCAAAGGAATAATTTCAGTAGTTTAGCTCATTAAATATAATGGTATCtaagcttttattaatttattcataGCACAAACGAAGCAAAATTACAATAAATGTGTGGTCCTTCCCTTTGTTTCTTGTTCATTTTTTTTAGAAAGGtaataatatattaataattaaCACAAAGGCTATGCTGGAGCCATATTTACAATTTTAAAAAGCAAAAATATGAGCTTGCTCTTCATACTAGGGCACTAAGATAGAGTGCTGGAAGCCTGGAAGTCGACGATATAGAGTATTGCAGGTGGCTGCTGGAGTGCTAGTTGAATTTCTAGTGAAGCTGGTTGAATTATGGTCGAATAAAGAGAACCATAATTCTGCTGGTGGCTGCTTGCTGAAGTTTAGGCATTAaggttctgattatttaggaattaggcgttagaacttagagatagagTACTTGAAGAAGTGGAAGgatttttgatatttaatatatatatatggataaaaataaattttatatatatatatatatatatatatatatatatatatatatatatatatatatatatatatatattcttaacagGTTAACGGATTAttcgttaagaaaattgaataatccgcccccaaaccgataagccgttaataaaaaaaattcaatctgttccccgtccattaaaccgttaacccgataccaataagccattaagcttcggttttcGGTTTCAGTTCGGTTTTGAATACCCCTAATGctggtgctggagtgcctcgagctggagggggtgctgaagatgtagcagttgcagaactggatggctgtgttgtgcccctgcccgTACCCTAGAGGGATGAAcaacactccctctgaatatgacccctcaatccgcatatgtaacatataggtaagtccatgtagcagatcccctagtgcatcttcccacacctggggAATGGAGGCCTTCGCTGCTgcgggaatctccctcctgatcgtcCCTGCTGGTGTGGTCCCCTGCTGCCCTAATTGGGCTTGAAacgactcccctgctgctgactaGGCCCTACTAGTGGTGCAcgggctgaagactgagcaaaagactgggatggccctgatacCCTCCCCAGAAAGCTGATCTTCCCctaccaaatgactccccaaagttgcccgcggaccgggccttgctggtaccctctcgtTCCCTTatgttcttcaacttacggtcCTCTATAGATTGAGCAAATGCTATAATTTTCCCATAattcatatctgaattcaaggcagctgtagcggcctcattgataaccaatgGGCCAAGGCCCtgcacactctagcctccatagtaggcaacataagaatggcatatttagacagacgcacgaactccatgtgatactcccaaaCACTCttactcccttgcttaagattctcaaactctgcggcatgggctgccctagtctcggcaggcaagaaatggtctataaaggcatcaaCAAACTTACTccatctcgctggagggctcccctcctctcgagagtcctcccacagctcaaaccaagaataggccacccctttcaggtggtaggtagccaactccactccccccgtctcagtagcgcgcatagcccggagagtcttatgcatctcatcaatgaagtcctgtggatcctccttgggattagcacccgtgaacaccagaggatccaactgcagaaacttgttcaccctagaactagtagaatccccttgtGAGCTAGAAGATATGGGTGAAACATTcgacctttgggcctgagaagccactatctgagtcagcatctgaatagttccctaagatccccatcagaaataccagagcCGAAAGCTGGGACTGGAGGTGGAATTGGAATATCAGGTGGAGGAACCGTCGCActctcagtaggtgtaggaactggtgtggcctggtccagtgtagtggaattaggtagtgtagcagtcgggggattatcctcacccctcgggtgttcacccgcatcatcaaataaaggATCAACTTCCACTCCTAATGCGGCGTTGGCTCCTTGGCTAGTTCTTGCTCTCTTcctaggtgccatatactgaaagttaaaggaatgcacgagttagaggaggaacaattGCATatttagtttcatcgcacgatccagaatatcaaagaagggtattgttcctaaatgttcaagtagcctccaacttaaagatgtggtcgacaacacaccgataagaaggactctaccagacatgcctccgagacatcctaggacactttaaaacctgaggctctaataccaagtttgtcacaccccat contains:
- the LOC138909008 gene encoding uncharacterized protein; amino-acid sequence: MAPFEALYSRRCRSPIGWFKIGEAELIGPNLVHQAMEKVKIIKEWLRTAQSRQKSYSDVRRRDLEFQEDDWGISEGFPHEGYNAVRKEREIESEAIEVNEELSYEEIPVAILDKQVQKLRNKEIAFVKVLWRNQQVEEATWEAEEVLKKKHPYLFE